A part of Periophthalmus magnuspinnatus isolate fPerMag1 chromosome 14, fPerMag1.2.pri, whole genome shotgun sequence genomic DNA contains:
- the skp1 gene encoding S-phase kinase-associated protein 1 — protein MPTIKLQSSDGEIFEVDVEIAKQSVTIKTMLEDLGMDDEGDDDPVPLPNVNAAILKKVIQWCTHHKDDPPPPEDDENKEKRTDDIPVWDQEFLKVDQGTLFELILAANYLDIKGLLDVTCKTVANMIKGKTPEEIRKTFNIKNDFTEEEEAQVRKENQWCEEK, from the exons ATGCCCACGATTAAACTGCAGAGCTCTGACGGGGAGATCTTTGAGGTGGACGTGGAAATAGCCAAACAGTCCGTCACGATTAAAACGATGTTAGAAG ATTTGGGGATGGATGATGAAGGAGATGATGACCCTGTTCCTCTCCCAAACGTCAACGCTGCCATCCTCAAGAAG GTGATCCAGTGGTGCACCCATCACAAAGACGACCCCCCTCCCCCCGAAGACGACGAGAACAAGGAGAAGAGGACGGACGACATTCCAGTGTGGGATCAGGAATTCCTCAAAGTGGACCAAGGAACGCTGTTCGAGCTGATTTTG GCAGCGAATTACTTGGACATTAAGGGTCTTCTGGACGTGACGTGTAAAACTGTGGCCAACATGATCAAAGGAAAGACCCCCGAGGAAATCAGGAAGACTTTTAACATCAAGAACGACttcacggaggaggaggaggcgcag gtaCGTAAAGAGAACCAGTGGTGTGAAGAGAagtag